In Meleagris gallopavo isolate NT-WF06-2002-E0010 breed Aviagen turkey brand Nicholas breeding stock chromosome 5, Turkey_5.1, whole genome shotgun sequence, a single window of DNA contains:
- the LOC100550133 gene encoding galectin-related protein A-like isoform X1 encodes MTEKERCPKAEQYVGEIKGGLRPAMRLTVIGMVPSNPKSFSVTLLCDPMDANKDVGMIFTVNFSEKSITRNARIDGKWGIEEKNIPYFPFIAGDTFKMELLCEHQQIKVLLDGRQLCDFTHRIQPLNLVKALQITGDVKLTKVA; translated from the exons ATGACAGAGAAGGAGAGGTGTCCCAAA GCGGAGCAGTATGTTGGTGAGATTAAAGGTGGACTGAGACCTGCCATGAGACTCACTGTCATAGGAATGGTACCTTCCAACCCCAAGAG CTTTTCAGTGACTCTGCTCTGTGATCCAATGGATGCAAACAAAGATGTTGGGATGATATTCACAGTTAACTTTAGCGAGAAGTCCATCACACGAAATGCACGAATTGATGGGAAGTGGGGGATAGAAGAGAAGAATATACCCTACTTCCCATTTATAGCAGGGGACACATTTAAG ATGGAGCTCTTATGTGAACATCAGCAAATAAAGGTCTTGCTTGATGGACGGCAGCTCTGTGACTTCACTCACCGCATTCAGCCCCTGAACCTGGTGAAAGCTTTGCAGATCACAGGCGATGTCAAGCTTACCAAAGTGgcttaa
- the LOC100550133 gene encoding galectin-related protein A-like isoform X2 — MRLTVIGMVPSNPKSFSVTLLCDPMDANKDVGMIFTVNFSEKSITRNARIDGKWGIEEKNIPYFPFIAGDTFKMELLCEHQQIKVLLDGRQLCDFTHRIQPLNLVKALQITGDVKLTKVA; from the exons ATGAGACTCACTGTCATAGGAATGGTACCTTCCAACCCCAAGAG CTTTTCAGTGACTCTGCTCTGTGATCCAATGGATGCAAACAAAGATGTTGGGATGATATTCACAGTTAACTTTAGCGAGAAGTCCATCACACGAAATGCACGAATTGATGGGAAGTGGGGGATAGAAGAGAAGAATATACCCTACTTCCCATTTATAGCAGGGGACACATTTAAG ATGGAGCTCTTATGTGAACATCAGCAAATAAAGGTCTTGCTTGATGGACGGCAGCTCTGTGACTTCACTCACCGCATTCAGCCCCTGAACCTGGTGAAAGCTTTGCAGATCACAGGCGATGTCAAGCTTACCAAAGTGgcttaa